TTGATCCACAAGCGGCGGCGGAATATGGTCGGCGGCGGCGGTAACCACAATGGCATCGAACGGCGCGTGCTCCTCCCATCCGTGGTATCCGTCGGCGATTTTGGTATGAACGTTATCATAACCGGCTTTTTGCAGGTTGCCTTCTCCCCATCTTCCAAGCTCCTCGATGATTTCGATGGTATAGACGTTATCGGAGAATTCCGCCAGAACCGCCGCCTGGTACCCCGAACCGGTTCCGATCTCCAGAACTTTCATGTCGGGCCAGGGCTGGATCAGCTCGGTCATCAGTGCCACAATATAGGGTTGTGAGATGGTCTGGCCATGGCCGATGGGCTGGGGGCTGTCCTGATAAGCGCGCCTTTCCTGACCCGCAGGAACAAACAGATGTCTGGGTACGCCGCGCATGGCATCCAGGGTCAGCGGATGCTCAATACCTCTGGCGGCAATTTGTCTTTCGACCATGCGTTCGCGCTGCTCGCTGTAACGGTCGTTGTCCGACATCCCATGGGAACCTTTTGCCATTCCGGAGACGAGAACGGCCATCCAGACCATAAAGACCGTCACCAAGGCAAGGTTTTGACGAGCGACTCCCGGCTGCGTATGGCATGAACTCCGGTGACCTCCGGACAGTGCATCCGGATTGTTTCGCACACTGCCGCCGTGTGAAATCACACCTTTGTCCACAAAGGCACATTCAGGCCGTTGCCGCACACATTGGCTGTTATCAACTCTGGTTGTCCGATCGGGAGACAAAACGGTACTCATAGCAATATCGGGTTTCATTTTCGTTCCTTGTGGATCCGGCACGCCGAAGCCGGCTGCCGGTGAAACCAGTCAACCGGCCATTCAGGGTTGCGATCTTTACACCCGCCGGGCCGCACGTTTCATGGGTAACGGCTACATCCAGCGATTCTGATTTGCGGATTCACGAATTCAGCCACCAGATGGCGGCATTAAGAACGGACGCATAGCTGACCCAGAG
The sequence above is drawn from the Balneolales bacterium ANBcel1 genome and encodes:
- a CDS encoding protein-L-isoaspartate(D-aspartate) O-methyltransferase encodes the protein MSTVLSPDRTTRVDNSQCVRQRPECAFVDKGVISHGGSVRNNPDALSGGHRSSCHTQPGVARQNLALVTVFMVWMAVLVSGMAKGSHGMSDNDRYSEQRERMVERQIAARGIEHPLTLDAMRGVPRHLFVPAGQERRAYQDSPQPIGHGQTISQPYIVALMTELIQPWPDMKVLEIGTGSGYQAAVLAEFSDNVYTIEIIEELGRWGEGNLQKAGYDNVHTKIADGYHGWEEHAPFDAIVVTAAADHIPPPLVDQLRNGGRMIIPVGSPFRTQNLMLVQKDGDDIRTSNVMPVRFVPFTRDDD